The genomic stretch TGGAGTCTAAACACTTGTATGTTTCTAATGGTTTAAGAAAGTGGTACTTGTTGGAGTGGAAATCTTTGGTACTATTGCTGTCTGTTAATTAagtttttgtttccttttcctATGTATTTTTACAAGTTCTTATTGTAAACTTGTAACAATAAAATACCTGGCCTGCTTTTACagacttttacatttattttaacagcCTGGTGTCAATGTTTAAATCATCAATAATTACCACACGTTTACAAACGTGAAATTAAACCTGAATTATGGTTATATCTTAGCCTTTTTTTAACACTGAAAATATGTGCCTGATACCCTTTTACCGCCATCTAGTGTTTACAGTCCAACCGCAGCAGGGTAAAGGGCCATCAATACCATTCTTTACATTTaaggaaaataaacacagatcaaACTCAAGTTTGGTGTGATTTTCTGCAGATGAACCAGCAGATGGCGATATCCTGCGCTTTTTTTCTTCATACAATTCCAAGCTGGTGTCAATAGGGGGCGCCACCTCACCACTCTTTTCGGAGGTGTCCCAAATTCTCCTGGTTCTGGCTTCAGATGTGATCCCCACTGATTAGTTTATACTCGTGTTCTTGTACATTTCATGTCATGgtcataaaataaatcaattaaaggTGAACATCACGTACCCACGCTTTCATTTACTTTAAATGGATGTCATAAATTAATATACAAGATCACACCTGGCATCTGCCAAACTGCAACCGGCTAATGTCGTCGATCACCGAAGGGGGCGCAATTCACCCCGAGAAAGCTCACCGACGCTCCGCTGTTACCGTTAACGCCGTTACAACCGAGCGGTCGGTGTTTAAGAGCAGGCCCTGTGCAGGTAAATTCACCTGTGCTTGACTGAATGATATTATATGTCTCTTTAAACCAAGAAGTGTCCACTTATTCACACCTTGACCGTTACAGTGGACTCTGTTTGGGTACATTCTCCTAAACTGGCGCAGCTATCGCTAGCACTCTCCAGTTATTAAGCTACTAAGTTTAatttaccattccaccttaaaagagttTAACCGCCTAACAAGACCGAGGctaaccatttaaggtggaacaaaattAATACAACACAAATTCAGCGGCAGCTTTCGACCCAAACATTTTAGCCCAGTGTGTGAGAAAGGAGATAAATGTCAGATGTAGCAGTTTGAGATTATCTTACATTTAACTCTGGCAACTTCATAGCTTTCTGTCCacttcagttcagggtcaattTAGTGTCATGAGCTGTCGGCCATTTTTACCAGCATAGAGTGAAAAACATCTATCTGGTTTAGTATAGAATCTTTTAAGAAATTTAGACCTCTAGGTGCCCACATATCGTCCATGTGACTGTGTTATAGGTGAAGATATATAACTGAAAAAATAGGCTGATTCTTCCCCCTCTGTCAGTTGATTTAACTTCTGAAATCTcatctctgtgttctctctgtgtccgcgtgggtttccacagCATGTTCTAgttccctcccacagttcaaaaacacacatgtataggtggattggtgactcaaaagtgtgtgttcccgctttgcgcccagtgactcctTCAGAATGCACAGATCTATGTATTTGTGTTCAGTTCGCTCCCTGCATGATTGGTtgcttaggtttatgacatcagAAAACCTAGCTGACTGAATCTGCCTGTTGGAGACCTCCTATGAAACGTTGCAGTTTCAAATTTGGAATGTTCAGTCATGACATTAATTGTGTTCTGGTACATAAACATCAGCACATGGACAAGATAACAGACTGGTTAACCTTCAAGGTCATGAATTTTCACTGTTAGAGAATTCTTCTGcactacatttttttatttttattaatttatttatttaggagaAATCCAACCCAGTTCAGTCTGCTCTTTGAATAAATGACTCAGCCTGTGGTATGTCTCTCTTTGTGCTGTGTCAGATGTCTCTGGTGGAGCTGTTGAAAAGGTTGGGGCTCGGGGCTTTAGCTCTGACTTTAGGAGTTGAGTGGTTGGACTGGATGTTACGTCGCCTCTGGTTCCGAAGAGACCCCAAGGGGCCCCTGAAAGAGGTCCTGTTCTTTCCTTCCTCCATCACCTGTGTGGAGCACCTCTACTGCCCCAACAGGACTTTCCCATGGTAAAATCTACATTTGTGACTGGTACATGGCTCAGATGTGTTTGGACACATACAGAGGACCTTCTTTGACAAGCTAATACCCAAGGGATCCCAAACTTTTCAGGCAAATGACCCCCAAATAGATGTTCTAAATGTTCCGTGACCCCAGTCATTTGTATAATTTTTCCAGATTTACAAAAAGGTCTTTTTACTGTTTAATGACTTTTATAATCAAGAGTATTCAACATAGAAAGATTGTATGAATTTCATCAGCTCATGTCATGTTCAGACAGTTATTGTAAATTCTAGAAGTCACTCTGTAATGGCTCACAAAGCTGTAAATACAAGTGGTAAACTTGGGTAGGTTTAGTGTCATTCAAAATGATATGTTTTGCATGAGTTACTGCATCAATgcataaatgtcatttaaagTAGTTGTGAGGTTAGTGTTTGTTTGAATACTTTCATCAGGAGCTCCAGTTTGAGCCTAATATGTAGTCTTATGAAATTTGAGCCTTATGATTTAAGTAATTGAGCTCTTTGCTCCTCCCACAGCTCATGTCCCCTCCCCCACGGAGTGGACTCCTCCTTCTCTCGGCTCCTGGAGCACCTGCTCTCCACAAGTGTGTCTCTGGACCTGTGTGTATTCTCCTTCTCTCACGCCGATCTGAGCAGAGCCGTGCTGCTGTTACACAGGCGTGGGGTGATGGTGCGAGTGGTCACTGACAGAGACTACATGAGCATCACAGGCTCTCAGATCGGATCACTCCGCAGGGCAGGTAGCTCTATGTGAATGTGAAGTGTACATGAACAGGCAGCTCTTTCACGTCCACTAAGTTcctattttatataaaatacatatctGAGCCCAGTTTTCCAAAAGCCTCTTTGAGTATATTGCCCAGTATAGTGCTCTTTGGTAACTCTACCATTTATGAAACACTTTGCGCTCAGATGCTTTTGGGAAATGCAGTCTTGCTTATTATTCTGGACACATTTAATATTAGAATGCAGCATTATGTTTTGCACTATAGAttagattaaaataataacataaacGTTAAATTAAATACCCATTAATGAGGAATAGATACATTTCAACCACTCATTTCACATTCCACCCAGCTGCATTCATTAATGGAATTTGTCTGATTCAGCATGTTAAATGATTCAGATTACTCCACAAGTGTTTTATTGATCTCTCAGATTAAGCCTTAGCGGCCAACAGCAGTCTGAAAACTGCATACACTTAAAGGGTTCGCCTGCCATGCTTCATCAGTTCTGGGTATAAACACTTGCTTTGTATTTTGAATCCAACAGCATTTTGGCTAAAACGAGCCCAGACCTTGAATTAATCAATTTCAGAGTCCAGAAATCAATCTGATGTGTTTTGAGAAGGTCAGCCCCGGCTGTTGATGGCcagcgttaaaaaaaaaaagcctggagCATTGTCCTGGATTTTTATATTGACAGATTCCTTGTTTTGAATTTGTTTGATCAGCCAAGGTAGTTAAGTTTTATGCTAAATACAAAACCTAAATCGTACACAACACACCGAGCTCTCGAACAGAATTTCATAAGTGATTTCTGATCTTTGACAACATAACCATAATCTGTGAAATCGCCTACGAATGTATATTGCAAATGTAAACATATTAAGGAGAGACATTATATTCGCCTCGTAACTGTAGACTTCAAAACTGTGCATGTTTAAAGCCTCTGTTAGACAGTCAATGCTAGATCAGACAGACTCAGAAGTACACAACTCTGATTACAACATGAGGCATTCTCAGCATGTGCTGTCTTGtaccacatttatttttacagtaaacagTGCTATAATTTGCAAGTATCAGAGGCAGCCTTCAGTTTTAGAGCTAGAGGATTGGGTGTCTGGGTTCTGACAAAGTGTTGTCACTGAAAACGGACAAAAGCACATcaggtaaataaaaacactggacCGGACTGGagtttgtttattatatttggAAACTGTGAAACCTAAAAGAGCAGTCAGTTATTTTCTTCATGTAATAGCCATTGTCTTCATGACATATCCATTATATTCACACATCTAATGACCTGGAGGCCTCTGAGATTCACTAAAATATGTTTGTTAAAATTCTCAGGGTCCTCCAGGTTGTTAGATATGTGAGTGTAATGGCTGTTTTATGAAGTAAATAGGCCCCCATTTTGGGGGATGCACTGGGGATAAACTAGTACAttcagtaacaaaaaaaaaaaagtttgattcTCGTTTGTTGTGAGTtgctcattaaaaaataaattgcgtaaatattaaataataattttcattAATGTGGTTgtgtaaatacagtggaacctgtACCTACGAAcctgatccgttccgtgacccggttcgtaagttcgtttctcgagtcaattttccccatttaaaataacggAAAAGCAATAAAAgcgttccagcccccgccccgaaagtcaccctttttgcactaatatatgtttacaacactctcaaatgagtaaaaattaaaaaataaaaataaaaaacaaatacagtggtaacagtaataaaaaagaaataaaaaagttttaagtggttacacatcgctaccttgaagacgtgacgactggctggaggagtaacacaggcactggctgtatgacgggaggtgggggggggtggaataacggagagtaggtgggtgaatgtgggagacgaagcgtagatacggcttaacttagcacgaatttcgatgtctgctatttacactaatgctaaattgctaaagctacactTTGCTAAGTCTGGGCgcactgggagactcgcctattggggtcagtggccatttccagccagCGGCTCgtcggaggctcgggttcgtttctagagtcatggttcgttggtggaggcaaaaaatattcaaatgcccggttcgtatcttggaaagttagTATAGgtgttcgttagtagaggttccactgtattgtCTTTGGTAGTAAATGCATTTAGACATTCATTAGCCAAATTTGACTTCAGAAATGTATCAAAAACAAATGAATTCCCTGAATCACTTCTAAAAGCTATAGCTTTCTGGTGGTATGGGGCTAATATAAAGTAGCTGACACCTATTCACACCAGGTTAGCATTGTATAAACTGTATGTCCAGATCATCTCATAATTGCCTCAAATCATGTCGCATTATAAGACTCTTATTGTACGTTTGTTTACTACTTCAGGAATCTGTGTGAGGCATGAGATGAGTAAAGTGGTGCACATGCATCATAAGTTTGCGCTGGTGGATGGACGAAAG from Hoplias malabaricus isolate fHopMal1 chromosome 2, fHopMal1.hap1, whole genome shotgun sequence encodes the following:
- the pld6 gene encoding mitochondrial cardiolipin hydrolase isoform X1, coding for MSLFVLCQMSLVELLKRLGLGALALTLGVEWLDWMLRRLWFRRDPKGPLKEVLFFPSSITCVEHLYCPNRTFPCSCPLPHGVDSSFSRLLEHLLSTSVSLDLCVFSFSHADLSRAVLLLHRRGVMVRVVTDRDYMSITGSQIGSLRRAGICVRHEMSKVVHMHHKFALVDGRKLVTGSLNWTATAVQSNKENVIVTEEPELVQPFREEFSRLWEASDPTKYKGQVPVNSVTKGQLSYSKDVDC
- the pld6 gene encoding mitochondrial cardiolipin hydrolase isoform X2, which encodes MSLVELLKRLGLGALALTLGVEWLDWMLRRLWFRRDPKGPLKEVLFFPSSITCVEHLYCPNRTFPCSCPLPHGVDSSFSRLLEHLLSTSVSLDLCVFSFSHADLSRAVLLLHRRGVMVRVVTDRDYMSITGSQIGSLRRAGICVRHEMSKVVHMHHKFALVDGRKLVTGSLNWTATAVQSNKENVIVTEEPELVQPFREEFSRLWEASDPTKYKGQVPVNSVTKGQLSYSKDVDC